AAAAGAGTCTGGTTAAGGTTTCTATTGTGTCCAATAAAGCCGAGCGGGCGGAAATCATTCAACTCGTCCAGGCTGATATCGATCATTATTATCAGGAATTGGATGAGGCCAAACAAATCGAAGGAAAGACAGAGCGGGTATTGGCTGAGGTTAATGCAATAAATCATTTTATACGCAAACTGCATCAATCCCACTATTTTCCTGATGGCAATGGCCGTACGTTTGTTCTTCTCCTGAATAATATGCTGTCCCTGCAAAACGGACATGGAATGAAAATCGTGGAATACCCTGCGCATTATGCAGGTTTTTCAACGGATGAACTTGGGGAAGAAACCTTAGCCGATTTGGCGCATTTTAATGCTTACAAAGTTACTCATGCCAAGCAATTCCTTTCCAATTTAAGCGCAGATCAAATCACTTCCACAAAAGAGACCGTAAAAGAGGATTTGCTCACCAACTTAAATGCTGAACCGCTTATTGCCATGGCTCAGCTGAATGAGTTGTTCATGCAAATTAAAGAAAATAAGCTGAAAGTGCCTAAAAGCTACACACCTCCAAAAATGAATCTTTTCAGTTGGATGAGTAGTGACTCTAAAAACAAAAGTGCACACACGGCCATCCTTAATTTATTGAAAGAAATCTATTTGGAAAAGCTGGATCAGTTAGCCCAACGTGCCGCTGAAGAAGAACCGTCGACCCAAATTGGTTTTGGTAGCGATGAGCCGGGTAAAGTACTGATGGATGTAGTGCAACAGCATGAAATCATAAGCCATTTTGATACAAACGCCATGAAACTGGCGATTGCCGCCTATCAGCATGCGCTAATGGGCAATCTTAAGAGCGATAAATTAACCTCTTAACTGGGTGCAAGGCTGCGCGATGACACAGGATGGATCATGCCGCTTTGTTTATGCACCGCACTCCTGTCTATTGCTTTCTAAGAGCCACCACCTTAAACCGCACCGTCACCTCATCTTTGACCTCCTCGGTGCTGCTCCACTCGCCTTGGCCAACACCAAACAGACTGCGCTTAATGACGGTGCTGCCTTCAACAATCCCTTTATCTGCAGAAAGTTGTTCGGCTTTGAATGTCAGGGTGACAGGCACTGTTTTGTCGCGGATTTTAAGTGTACCAGTGGTCTGATAAGTACCGTCTAACGATTGTTGAATGCCCTGGGCTTTAAATTCCGCCTGTGGAAACAATTGAACATTAAACCAGTCAGGGGTAATCAGGGTATCTTTCAACTCA
This region of Legionella taurinensis genomic DNA includes:
- a CDS encoding Fic family protein; protein product: MGEFEIFLPEPGLKEQAGVSEEGISELIDMLRASALAKGTRSEPFIEIKVERYNQYPIYLNALSDTFEDDLRNYLLAASLSKTAYTGNKPRPSEKSLVKVSIVSNKAERAEIIQLVQADIDHYYQELDEAKQIEGKTERVLAEVNAINHFIRKLHQSHYFPDGNGRTFVLLLNNMLSLQNGHGMKIVEYPAHYAGFSTDELGEETLADLAHFNAYKVTHAKQFLSNLSADQITSTKETVKEDLLTNLNAEPLIAMAQLNELFMQIKENKLKVPKSYTPPKMNLFSWMSSDSKNKSAHTAILNLLKEIYLEKLDQLAQRAAEEEPSTQIGFGSDEPGKVLMDVVQQHEIISHFDTNAMKLAIAAYQHALMGNLKSDKLTS
- a CDS encoding YceI family protein, with protein sequence MSIKAFVHFVWMVGLCILPALGLASVPQWIIVPGESQLSFTATQNDAPVSGQFKTFSGQIFVDPLDLASSRIDIVVDMNSVHASYAELKDTLITPDWFNVQLFPQAEFKAQGIQQSLDGTYQTTGTLKIRDKTVPVTLTFKAEQLSADKGIVEGSTVIKRSLFGVGQGEWSSTEEVKDEVTVRFKVVALRKQ